A single genomic interval of Falco cherrug isolate bFalChe1 chromosome 8, bFalChe1.pri, whole genome shotgun sequence harbors:
- the ERCC3 gene encoding general transcription and DNA repair factor IIH helicase subunit XPB has translation MGRKERDKKKSRKRHYDDDEDDEDEAPGKESQEAVPSAAGKQVEDSGTKVDEYGAKDYRQQMPLKADHASRPLWVAPDGHIFLEAFSPVYKYAQDFLVAIAEPVCRPTHIHEYKLTAYSLYAAVSVGLQTSDITEYLQKLSKTGVPDGIIQFIKLCTVSYGKVKLVLKHNRYFVESTHPDVIQQLLQDHVIRDCRLRNAEGEETELITETFTSKSAISKSSEGGFGPSTSQGTDAQNKPDVPADLYEFYEQMDKDEEEEEETQTVSFEVKQEMIEELQKRCIHLEYPLLAEYDFRNDSVNPDINIDLKPTAVLRPYQEKSLRKMFGNGRARSGVIVLPCGAGKSLVGVTAACTVRKRCLVLGNSAVSVEQWKAQFKMWSTIDDSQICRFTSDAKDKPIGCSIAISTYSMLGHTTKRSWEAERVMEWLKSQEWGLMILDEVHTIPAKMFRRVLTIVQAHCKLGLTATLVREDDKIVDLNFLIGPKLYEANWMELQNSGYIAKVQCAEVWCPMSPEFYREYVAIKTKKRILLYTMNPNKFRACQFLIKFHERRNDKIIVFADNVFALKEYAIRLGKPYIYGPTAQGERMQILQNFKHNPKINTIFISKVGDTSFDLPEANVLIQISSHGGSRRQEAQRLGRVLRAKKGMVAEEYNAFFYSLVSQDTQEMAYSTKRQRFLVDQGYSFKVITKLAGMEEEELSFSSKEEQQQLLQKVLQASDLDAEEEVVAGEYGSKSAQVSRRTGTMSSMSGADDTVYMEYHSSRSKASSNKHIHPLFKRFRK, from the exons ATGGGCAGGAAGGAGCGGG ATAAGAAGAAGTCCAGGAAGCGCCATTACGATGACGACGAAGACGATGAGGACGAAGCTCCCGGCAAGGAGTCCCAGGAGGCGGTGCCGTCCGCGGCGGGGAAGCAGGTGGAGGACAGCGGCACCAAAGTGGACGAGTACGGGGCGAAGGACTACAGGCAGCAGATGCCCCTGAAGGCCGACCACGCCTCGCGTCCCCTCTGGGTG gcTCCTGATGGCCATATTTTTCTGGAAGCCTTTTCTCCAGTTTACAAATATGCACAGGATTTTTTGGTTGCCATTGCTGAGCCTGTGTGCAGACCAACCCACATTCATGAATACAAACTGACTGCTTACTCGCTATATGCTGCTGTTAGTGTTGGCTTACAGACGAGCGATATCACAGAGTATTTACAAAAACTGAGCAAGACTGGGGTCCCAGATGGAATAATTCAGTTTATCAAG CTTTGTACTGTCAGCTATGGGAAGGTGAAGCTGGTACTGAAACATAACAG gTATTTTGTTGAAAGTACCCACCCTGATGTCAttcagcagcttctgcaagaCCATGTAATTAGGGACTGTCGCCTGAGAAATGCTGAGGGTGAAGAAACAGAGCTCATTACAGAGACATTCACGAGTAAATCAGCA ATTTCTAAATCCAGTGAAGGTGGCTTTGGTCCATCAACATCACAGGGAACAGATGCCCAGAATAAGCCAGATGTCCCAGCTGACTTATATGAGTTTTATGAACAGATGGACaaagatgaggaggaggaggaggaaacacAGACAGTTTCTTTTGAAGTCAAGCAG GAGATGATTGAAGAACTTCAGAAGCGTTGTATCCATTTAGAGTACCCCTTGCTGGCAGAATATGATTTCAGAAATGATTCTGTGAATCCTGATATTAATATAGATCTGAAACCTACAGCTGTCCTCAGGCCCTATCAAGAGAAAAGCCTGAGAAAGATGTTTGGAAATGGGCGAGCCAGATCTGGTGTTATTGTCTTGCCATGTG GTGCTGGCAAGTCTCTAGTTGGAGTGACAGCTGCGTGTACTGTCCGCAAGCGGTGTCTGGTCCTTGGTAATTCTGCAGTGTCTGTAGAGCAGTGGAAAGCCCAGTTCAAGATGTGGTCCACCATTGATGACAGTCAGATATGTCGGTTCACTTCTGATGCCAAGGACAAGCCTATTGGCTGTTCGATTGCTATCAGTACATATTCCATGTTGGGACACACAACGAAAAGATCCTGGGAAGCAGAAAGAGTAATGGAGTGGCTTAAGAGTCAAGAGTGGGGCCTTATGATACTTGATGAAGTACATACTATCCCTG CAAAAATGTTCAGACGTGTGCTCACTATTGTACAAGCTCATTGTAAACTGGGGCTGACTGCTACCCTGGTCAGAGAAGATGATAAAATTGTTGACCTGAACTTCCTGATTGGACCAAAGCTCTATGAAGCCAACTGGATGGAGCTGCAGAACAGTGGCTACATTGCTAAAGTACAGTGTGCTGAG GTTTGGTGCCCAATGTCACCTGAATTTTATAGAGAATATGTAGCTATCAAAACAAAGAAACGGATACTGCTGTACACCATGAACCCAAATAAATTCAGAGCCTGCCAGTTCCTGATTAAGTTTCATGAGCGACGGAATGATAAAATCATCGTGTTTGCTGACAACGTGTTTGCACTGAAGGAATATGCGATCAGACTCGGGAA aCCTTATATATATGGTCCTACTGCACAAGGAGAAAGAATGCAAATTCTACAAAACTTCAAGCACAATCCAAAAATCAACactattttcatttccaag GTAGGTGACACATCATTCGATCTGCCAGAAGCCAATGTTCTGATTCAGATTTCATCCCATGGTGGGTCTCGAAGACAGGAGGCTCAAAGACTGGGGCGAGTGCTAAGAGCCAAAAAAG GCATGGTTGCAGAGGAATacaatgcctttttttattctcttgtaTCCCAAGACACTCAGGAAATGGCATATTCAACGAAGCGACAACGGTTTCTTGTAGATCAAGGTTATAGCTTCAAG GTAATAACAAAGCTTGCAGGCATGGAAGAAGAAGAACTTTCATTTTCATCCAaagaagaacagcagcagcttctccagaaAGTTCTGCAAGCATCTGACTTGGATGCTGAGGAGGAAGTAGTTGCTGGAGAATATGGTTCAAAGTCAGCTCAG GTGTCCCGTCGTACAGGCACAATGAGCTCTATGTCAGGAGCAGATGATACGGTTTACATGGAGTACCACTCTTCACGGAGTAAAGCATCTTCAAATAAGCACATCCATCCACTATTTAAACGCTTCCGGAAATGA